The Electrophorus electricus isolate fEleEle1 chromosome 8, fEleEle1.pri, whole genome shotgun sequence genome contains the following window.
ATGCACTTAATGTAAATAGAAATTTTACATTATGTCAAATGTTGAAGACATGTATTTCTGTGCTGAAAACgtaatgcaaatgtaattgCCTCTCCTCTCTTTGCAAGACTGATTTTTGATTTGTGTCAGATGCCATTACCCTCCAGGAGTGAGGAGTGGCTGCATGGTGCAGGTGCTTATACTTAGTAATCAAATAAATGGAGCAGCTGAATCTTCCCTTCAATTCTAATCAGATTAGACTTTCCATTTAATATTTGTGCAAAAGGGCAGCAAATTGAGCAGCAAGACATATCCAGAAAAGCTCATTTGGATTACTAAATGTATGTTGTGGAGAGGAAGATCAAAGTGGAATGGTATGAGAAATTCACATACAAGTATGTTTACTCAGTTCAACAAATTTCAGGTACTCTTGCCACACTCTTGAGCTCTCTTTGGTTTGGACCTGACACATACTACTCTGAGACATACCTGCCTCTTTTGAGAGAACTGTGCCTTGGAATATCTCTTTAGCacttaatatataataattagcAGATATTAAAGTTGGACATTTTAATTGCAGAAACTATtcagttataataataatatactgaACAATAATTTGCCCTTGATCATTCCCATTGATTCTTATTTGTCTGGGCTATACTAGTTGATTGAAGTGAAGTTAGTAAAGTTACATCCTATAACAAATCTCTGCTATCCCTTCCTTCATTTCTGACATGGGTCCAAGCAGTGCCAGCAGCCAATTCTGGAGGCAGCCATATGAAGAGATGTGTATGCATCTTAATCAGGCAGAGTGGTTTAGTAATGGTCCTACTGATCACCACCTTATAAAAACCTCTTGAAATCTGGCCCTCTCTTTATGTGGAAGAGGAGCGCAGGGACGTGTAGTATGCATCTTAATGTGGAAGAGTGTAAGGTAATGATTAAAACTGCTGTACCTCAAGTTAAGATCCATGCAAACAGGCTTATTTCATACATGTTCCTGCCATTAAAATGCCCTATGACCTTGAAAATAAGTGTGAGAAAGTTCAATAGACCAGGATTTGCTTAAAGGAAAAATCTACTCTTAAACAAACATGTAGTATTTGCTTATCTTGTCATTGTCATTCATGATCTTTAGAGAGATCATGTGTCATAGTGTAAAGCTCCCAATTACACCCCTCATTTTCAGTAACTTATTTTAGCTtgttttcattcactttttGATTCCACAGCACCACTCCCATAATAAACTGAATTCCATATTGGTTGTAACCTATACTAGACACTGTAGGCTGCATTTCAAAGAAGACAATCATACTGTAAACTGGGCCAGAGTACCCACATCTCTGTTCATTTAGTCCTTTAATTCTGGATGTTACtgcatgaaaaattaaacatttgctgGTCATGGTTTGTCCATGATGAACACTTTTCTTGCAGTTGCCTTGGTATTACATCACTGTTGCTTCGTATGTAGAAGTTTGCTCTCTGAACTCTTAGAAGGAATGTGTGGATTTAAGAATCAAGTGAGAACATAGGTAAAGTGGCTCTTAAGCTAATTTGTCTCCAGGATTCCAATAGTTTGAGACTGTTATAGCAATATAAATCAGACAAGTCCCCATTCTACATAAGACAAAATTGCACTAATTAACTAGGTTCCATAATTTTTCTACCCCAATTCTTTTACAGTAAAATGGATAATCACAatgtatagagagagaaaaaaaaaaaaaaacaacttagtAGTACAAACAATTTCAGAAGGAAATCTCTTGCCAGTGCAACACCAATGAGAAATATGTACCTAAAGTGGCCAGCTATTGTCTTTTAACTGCATGTATAGCACTCAATTTCATGTTATAATTCATCCCATGGAGAAAATGCcagtaaaatatttacaatgtaataattattaacaatgaaaggaaaaaagttaaaaaggtggcagaaaattaaattacatttaaaaaaacaaacacacaaataaagacatCTAAAGGATAGTGAAACAAGCAATCTGGAATGAAAGCACAGTCAGTGTCAAAACATCATGAGCTTAATCATCCAGAGCAGCCCCTGCACCCACAGTGACTGCACTCAATGATGCGACCCTGCAGGGACAGATAAAATGAGAAACCTATTAACAGGTAGAACGTAATTACTGAAATATCTGTTACACTCAAACAACAGTGACTGCCATGATCACAccataaatattccacaatatGGAAAGAATAAACATGAGTCTAGAAAACTCATTATAAGTTTAAACATGAACTGACTCACCACTTCAAGCTTGCTTTTGGGCACCCGACATATGCAATTTGTTCCAAAGTTGGTGTCACGGGTCTGAATGCAACGAAGACAGCACAGATTTTCGTACCCctgctttttccattttgcaaTTAGATTCTTGTCTGCGTAGCCCTCTTTTATGCAGTATTCATAAAGCTCTGAGgaccaaaaaaaacatttagtagTTATCATTCTTGCTTCATCAAGAACTATTAAGCAGATATAGCCATGTAATTCAAAGCTTCTAAGCGGTGAAGAGTGCATAATTAAAACGTTACCTCTGCTTATGGTCTTTCTTTTGTAAAAGAGGTCGAATATATAGCGGCTTCGCTGGTGATGAAGTCTGAAAATAGGCCAAAGGCACTCGACTTTCCTTTTACCCTCATGAGGTTCCGTTTCAGCTGtagattataataataattattattattattattattattattattattattgacagcAGTACAGCATTATACATAACTGTAAAACCGTAAAATAAGAAATGGTGACTAAAATAGACGGATATATTAGGTATACCTTAGCTAGCCATGTtgaatacatataaacaaatatcaacaaacaatagcaacaaagctaacgctagctaactaacgAGTTAGCTAAAACTACGAAAAGAAAAGTCAAAATCTAAACCTGAACATACCTTCCCTCATTTTCTGATCCAGTTCATCAAGAGTAGGCTCAATAAGCTCCCAAGCGTCTGGGGGTGGTTTCTTACTTCTTTTTACTTTAGGCATGACTTCAATTTAATagtaaataacacaaaagaGATTCACTAGCTGTTGTATAAAGCCTGCTATACTAGCGTTTCGTCTCTCTTCACTTACGTCACTACACAGGTCCTACTTGTTTTGCAGTGTCTCAAAAATATAGGCGGGCAAGCTGGCCTTTCCAAAAATcctaaaaaataatattaaatattttggtatttgTGTCATTCCAAACCGATCTAACTCAGCACAACAATACTATGCCGATGTCATGCTTAAACACGCGTTTTAAATTCAACTAAAGTGTTGCTCCCCGTCTACACATATTGCATCAGATTAGGTGTCTCGAATAGTGCCTGTCTGAATTAAAGAATAAACACGATAACGGGTAATTGAATGTGTTTTCCAGCTGGTTTTGCTGTCATTGGtggattttggttttgtattttcaaGAGAATCGGAAATTAATATTGATTTCATTTGTACTccattttaattgtaattactTTTAGCAATTGATAATTCCCATTTACAGTGACAGTTGGATATATGAAACTTACAGTTAGCAATTTATCCAACAAGCTATAGCTAGCCGTAGCTTTACTGTAATGAGACATATAGTGTCTCGGGTTCTCTTGCCGCACTCTTGAGCTCTCCTTTGTTTGACACATACTACTCTGAGACATACCCACATCTTTTGAGAAAACTGTGCCTTGGAATATCATTTTACCAGTTATTTCACTTATTCAGAGGCTTGTGATTTTGTCACTTCGGCTCTGTTTCACTCACTTTGCGTTTATTTGCTGTACATTTAATGATTTATCAAATAAGCCTTATAAACATTGCTTGAGGGTTATATACTATTAAGATAATGTCAGTGGATGAATCCTTGAGGTTCAATTTTAATTACAATCTCCATTTTATCATTCTACTTAAATTGTAATTGCAGAAGAAAATAAttgatattgtttatttattcacctCCAGTCTAATGTGTTTACATGGTTAATTGGGCTTCTCTTTGtctcatacattttaattaaacattttaggtCAGCAagacatttgtttctgtcaATCACGCTTACTTCATAGTTGAAAACTATAATTATTAGCAGACGTGAAAGTCGGACATTTTAATTGCAGAAActattcatttataataataataatatactgaACAATAATTTGCCCTTGATCATTCCCATTGATTCTTATTTGTCTGGGCTATACTAGTTGATTGAAGTGCAGTTAGTAAAGTTACATCCTGTAATAAATCTCTGCTATCCCTGCCTTCATCTCTGACATGGGTCCAAGCAGTGCCAGCAGCCAATTCTGGGAGGCAGCCATATGAAGAGATGTGTATGCATCTTAATCAGGCAGAGTTGTTTTAGTAATGGTCTTAGTAATCACCACCTTATAAAAAGCTCATGAAATCTGGCCCTCTCTTTATGTGGAAGAGGAGCGCAGGGACGTGTGGTATGCATCTTAATGTGGAAGAGTGTAAGGTAATGATTAAAACTGCTGTACCTCAAGTTAAGATCCATGCAAACAGGCCTATTTCATACATGTTCCTGCCATTAAAATGCCCTATGACCTTGAAAATAAGTGTGAGAAAGTTCAATAGACCAGGATTTGCTTAAAGGAAAAATCTCTTAAACAAACATGTAGTATTTGCTTATCTTGTCATTGTCATTCATGATCTTTAGAGAGATCATGTGTCATAGTGTAAAGCTCCAATTACACCCCTCATTTTCAGTAACTTATTTTAGCTTGTTTTCATTCACTCTTTTTGATTCCACAGCACTACTCCCACAATAAAACTAAATTCATATTAGTTGTAACCTATACTAGACACTGTAGGTTGCATTTCAAAGAAGACACAATGATTCTACAAACTGGCCAGAGTACCCACATCTCGGTTCATTTAGGCCTTTAATTCTGGATGTGTTACtgcatgaaaaattaaacatttgctgTGCATGGTTTGTCCATGATGAACACTTTTCGTGCAGTTATCTTAGTATTACATCACTGTTGCCTCACACGTAGCAGTTTTGCTCTCCGAACTCTTAGGAGGAATCAAGTGAGAACATAGGTGAAGTGGTGCTTAAGCCAATTTGTCTCCAGGATTCCAATAGTTTGAGACTGTTATAGCAATATAAATCAGACAAGTCCCCATTCTACATAAGACAAAAGTGCACTAATTAACCAGGTTCCACAATTTTTCTACCCCAATTCTTTTACAGTAAAATGGATAATCACAATGtataggaaaaaacaaaacaaacaaacttagtAGTACAAACACTTTCGGAAGGAAATCTCTTTTGCCAGTACAACACCAATGAGAAATATGTACCTAAAGTGGCCAGCTATTGTCTTTTAACTGCATGTATAGCACTCAATTTCATGTTATAATTCATCCCATGGAGAAAATGCCAgtaaattatttacaatgtaataattattaacaatgaaaggaaaaagTTCAAAAGGTggcagaaaattaaattacatttttttaaaaacaacaacaaaaaaacacacaaataaagacatCCAAAGGATAGTGAAACAAGCAATCTGGAATGAAAGCACAGTCAGTGTCAAAACATCATGAGCTTAATCATCCAGAGCAGCCCCTGCACCCACAGTGACTGCACTCAATGATGCGACCCTGCAGGGACAGATAAAATGAGAAACCTATTAACAGGTAGAACGTAATTACAGAAATATCTGTTACACTCAAACAACAGTGACTGCCATGATCACAccataaatattccacaatatGGAAAGAATAAACATGAGTCTAGAAAACTCATTATaagtttaaaaatgaactgaCTCACCACTTCAAGCTTGCTTTTGGGCACCCGACATATGCAATTTGTTCCAAAGTTAGTGTCACGGGTCTGAATGCAACGAAGACAGCACAGATTTTCGTACCCctgctttttccattttgcaaTTAGATTCTTGTCTGCGTAGCCCTCTTTTATGCAGTATTCATAAAGCtctgaggacaaaaaaaaaacatttagtagTTATTATTCTTGCTTCATCAAGAACTATTAAACAGATATAGCCATGTAATTCAAAGCTTCTAAGCGGTGAAGAGTGCATAATTAAGACGTTACCTCTGCTTATGGCCTTTCTTTTGTAAAAGAGGTCGAATATATAGCGGCTTCGCTGGTGATGCAGTCTGAAAATAGGCCAAAGGGACTCGACTTTCCTTTTACCCTCATGAGGTTCCGTTTCAGctgtagattattattattattattattattattattattattattattattgacagcGGAACAGCATTATACATAACTGTAGAACAGTAAAATAAGAAATGGTGACTAAAATAGACGAATATATTAAGTataacttggctagctaggttgaatacatataaataccAACAGACGTTAGCAACAAAGCTAacaatagctagctaacgaaTAAGCTAAAACCACGGAAAAAAGTCTAACTCTAAACCTGAACATACCTTCCCTCATTTTCTGATCCAGTTCTTCAAGAGTAGGCTCAATAAGCTCCCAAGCGTCTGGGGGTGGTTTCTTACTTCTTCTTACTTTAGGCATGACTTCAATTTAGTagtaaataacacaaaagaGATTCACTAGCTGCTGTATAAAGCCTGCTATACTAGCGTTTCGTCTCTCTTCTTTTACGTCACTACACAGGTCctatttgttttgcagtgtctCACAAATATAGGCGGGCAAGCTGGCCTTTCCAAAAATcctaaaaaataatattaaatattttggtatttgTGTCATTTCAAACCGATCTAACTCAGCACAACAATATTATACCGATGTCATGCTTAAACACGCGTTTTAAATTCAACTAAAGTGTTGCTCCCCGTCTATCCATATTGTATCAGATTAGGTGTCTCGAATAGTGCCTGTCTGAGTTAAAGCATAAACACGATAACGGGTAATTGAATGTGTTTTCCAGCTGGTTTTGCTGTCATTGGtggattttggttttgtattttcaaGAGAATCGGAAATTAATATTGATTTCGTTTGTACTccattttaattgtaattactTTTAGCAATTGATAATTCCCATTTACAGTGACAGTTGGATATATGAAACTTACAGTTAGCAATTTATCCAACAAGCTATAGCTAGCCGTAGCTTTACTGTAATGAGACATATAGTGTCTCGGGTTCTCTTGCCACACTCTTGAGCTCTCCTTTGTTTGACACACTACTCTGAGACATACCCACATCTTTTGAGAAAACTGTGCCTTGGAATATCATTTTACCACTTATTTCACTTATTCAGAGGCTTGTGATTTTGTCACTTCGGCTCTGTTTCACTCACTTTGCGTTTATTTGCTGTACATTTAATGATTTATCAAATAAGCCTTATAAACATTGCTTGAGGGTTATATACTATTAAGATAATGTCAGTGGATGAATCCTTGAGGTTCAATTTTAATTACAATCTCCATTTTATCATTCTACTTAAATTGTAATTGCAGAAGAAAATAAttgatattgtttatttattcacctCCAGTCTAATGTGTCTACATGGTTAATTGGGCTTCTCTTTGtctcatacattttaattaaacattttaggtCAGCAagacatttgtttctgtcaATCACACTTACTTCATAGTTGAAAACTAATTATTAGCAGACGTGAAAGTCGGACATTTTAATTGCAGAAActattcatttataataataatatactgaACAATAATTTGCCCTTGATCATTCCCATTGATTCTTATTTGTCTGGGCTATACTAGTTGATTGAAGTGCAGTTAGTAAAGTTACATCCTGTAATAAATCTCTGCTATCCCTTCCTTCATCTCTGACATGGGTCCAAGCAGTGCCAGCAGCCAATTCTGGGAGGCAGCCATATGAAGAGATGTGTATGCATCTTAATCAGGCAGAGTTGTTTTAGTAATGGTCTTAGTAATCACCACCTTATAAAAAGCTCATGAAATCTGGCCCTCTCTTTATGTGGAAGAGGAGCGCAGGGACGTGTGGTATGCATCTTAATGTGGAAGAGTGTAAGGTAATGATTAAAACTGCTGTACCTCAAGTTAAGATCCATGCAAACAGGCCTATTTCATACATGTTCCTGCCATTAAAATGCCCTATGACCTTGAAAATAAGTGTGAGAAAGTTCAATAGACCAGGATTTGCTTAAAGGAAAAATCTCTTAAACAAACATGTAGTATTTGCTTATCTTGTCATTGTCATTCATGATCTTTAGAGAGATCATGTGTCATAGTGTAAAGCTCCCAATTACACCCCTCATTTTCAGTAACTTATTTTAGCTTGTTTTCATTCACTCTTTTTGATTCCACAGCACTACTCCCACAATAAAACTAAATTCATATTAGTTGTAACCTATACTAGACACTGTAGGTTGCATTTCAAAGAAGACACAATGATTCTACAAACTGGGCCAGAGTACCCACATCTCGGTTCATTTAGGCCTTTAATTCTGGATGTGTTACtgcatgaaaaattaaacatttgctgTGCATGGTTTGTCCATGATGAACACTTTTCGTGCAGTTATCTTAGTATTACATCACTGTTGCCTCACACGTAGCAGTTTTGCTCTCCGAACTCTTAGGAGGAATCAAGTGAGAACATAGGTGAAGTGGTGCTTAAGCCAATTTGGCTCCAGGATTCCAATAGTTTGAGACTGTTATAGCAATATAAATCAGACAAGTCCCCATTCTACATAAGACAAAATTGCACTAATTAACCAGGTTCCACAATTTTTCTACCCCAATTCTTTTACAGTAAAATGGATAATCACAATGtataggaaaaaacaaacaaacaaacttagtAGTACAAACACTTTCGGAAGGAAATCTCTTTTGCCAGTACAACACCAATGAGAAATATGTACCTAAAGTGGCCAGCTATTGTCTTTTAACTGCATGTATAGCACTCAATTTCATGTTATAATTCATCCCATGGAGAAAATGCCAgtaaattatttacaatgtaataattattaacaatgaaaggaaaaagTTCAAAAGGTggcagaaaattaaattacatttttttaaaaacaacaacaaaaaaaaacacacaaataaagacatCCAAAGGATAGTGAAACAAGCAATCTGGAATGAAAGCACAGTCAGTGTCAAAACATCATGAGCTTAATCATCCAGAGCAGCCCCTGCACCCACAGTGACTGCACTCAATGATGCGACCCTGCAGGGACAGATAAAATGAGAAACCTATTAACAGGTAGAACGTAATTACAGAAATATCTGTTACACTCAAACAACAGTGACTGCCATGATCACAccataaatattccacaatatGGAAAGAATAAACATGAGTCTAGAAAACTCATTATaagtttaaaaatgaactgaCTCACCACTTCAAGCTTGCTTTTGGGCACCCGACATATGCAATTTGTTCCAAAGTTAGTGTCACGGGTCTGAATGCAACGAAGACAGCACAGATTTTCGTACCCctgctttttccattttgcaaTTAGATTCTTGTCTGCGTAGCCCTCTTTTATGCAGTATTCATAAAGCtctgaggacaaaaaaaaaaacatttagtagTTATTATTCTTGCTTCATCAAGAACTATTAAACAGATATAGCCATGTAATTCAAAGCTTCTAAGCGGTGAAGAGTGCATAATTAAGACGTTACCTCTGCTTATGGCCTTTCTTTTGTAAAAGAGGTCGAATATATAGCGGCTTCGCTGGTGATGCAGTCTGAAAATAGGCCAAAGGGACTCGACTTTCCTTTTACCCTCATGAGGTTCCGTTTCAGctgtagattattattattattattattattattattgacagcGGAACAGCATTATACATAACTGT
Protein-coding sequences here:
- the LOC118241869 gene encoding protein BUD31 homolog, with protein sequence MPKVKRSKKPPPDAWELIEPTLDELDQKMREAETEPHEGKRKVECLWPIFRLHHQRSRYIFDLFYKRKTISRELYEYCIKEGYADKNLIAKWKKQGYENLCCLRCIQTRDTNFGTNCICRVPKSKLEVGRIIECSHCGCRGCSG
- the LOC118241868 gene encoding protein BUD31 homolog, which codes for MPKVRRSKKPPPDAWELIEPTLEELDQKMREAETEPHEGKRKVESLWPIFRLHHQRSRYIFDLFYKRKAISRELYEYCIKEGYADKNLIAKWKKQGYENLCCLRCIQTRDTNFGTNCICRVPKSKLEVGRIIECSHCGCRGCSG
- the LOC118241867 gene encoding protein BUD31 homolog is translated as MPKVRRSKKPPPDAWELIEPTLEELDQKMREAETEPHEGKRKVESLWPIFRLHHQRSRYIFDLFYKRKAISRELYEYCIKEGYADKNLIAKWKKQGYENLCCLRCIQTRDTNFGTNCICRVPKSKLEVGRIIECSHCGCRGCSG